One genomic window of Cricetulus griseus strain 17A/GY chromosome 3, alternate assembly CriGri-PICRH-1.0, whole genome shotgun sequence includes the following:
- the Tppp3 gene encoding tubulin polymerization-promoting protein family member 3, translating to MAASTDVAGLEESFRKFAIHGDPKASGQEMNGKNWAKLCKDCKVADGKAVTGTDVDIVFSKVKAKSARVINYEEFKKALEELATKRFKGKSKEEAFDAICQLVAGKEPANLGVTKAKTGGAVDRLTDTSKYTGSHKERFDESGKGKGIAGRQDILDDSGYVSAYKNAGTYDAKVKK from the exons ATGGCAGCAAGCACTGATGTAGCTGGGCTGGAGGAGAGTTTCCGAAAGTTTGCCATCCATGGCGACCCCAAGGCCAGTGGGCAAGAGATGAATGGCAAGAACTGGGCCAAGCTGTGTAAGGACTGTAAGGTGGCTGACGGAAAGGCCGTAACAGGTACAGACGTCGACATCGTCTTCTCCAAAGTCAA GGCAAAGTCGGCTAGAGTAATCAACTATGAGGAGTTCAAAAAGGCCCTGGAAGAGCTGGCAACCAAGCGGTTCAAGGGGAAGAGCAAAGAAGAGGCCTTTGATGCCATCTGCCAGCTGGTAGCAGGCAAGGAACCAGCTAATCTGGGTGTCACT aaagcaaaaacagGAGGTGCTGTGGACCGGCTGACTGACACCAGCAAGTATACAGGTTCCCACAAAGAACGCTTCGATGAGAGTGGCAAGGGCAAGGGCATTGCTGGACGACAGGACATCCTGGATGACAGTGGCTACGTGAGTGCCTACAAGAACGCTGGCACCTATGATGCCAAGGTGAAGAAGTAA